From Pseudomonas hefeiensis, one genomic window encodes:
- a CDS encoding (2Fe-2S)-binding protein, translating to MALLKRLAEGDRPALDFTLDGEPAIGLLGDTVLTAVLTCSEHLRGSDFSAEPRAGFCLMGACQDCWVRLGDGRRVRACSTLLEAGQQISREPGRQP from the coding sequence ATGGCTCTGCTGAAACGACTGGCCGAAGGCGACCGCCCGGCCCTGGACTTTACCCTCGACGGCGAACCAGCCATCGGTCTGCTGGGCGACACCGTGCTCACCGCTGTGCTGACCTGCAGCGAACACTTGCGCGGCAGCGACTTCAGCGCCGAGCCCCGGGCCGGTTTCTGCCTGATGGGCGCCTGCCAGGATTGCTGGGTCCGCCTGGGCGATGGCCGCCGCGTGCGCGCCTGCTCGACGCTACTTGAAGCCGGCCAGCAAATCAGCCGCGAACCGGGGCGCCAGCCATGA
- a CDS encoding ABC transporter permease produces MSRNGPFALLFHALVVVFMMAPLVVVCLVAFTPENTLSLPTTEFSLRWFRAVFERADFIDAFYNSLILAFSAASLATLIAVPAALAITRLQFPGRDFFNGLFLSPIIIPHLVLGVALLRLFALMGVNGSFTWLIFAHVLVITPYVLRLVLASAIGLDRSAEQAAQSLGAGRFTLFRQITLPMILPGVAGGWLLAFINSFDEVTLSIFVTSPATQTLPVRMYVYATESIDPMMAAVSALVIALTALTMTVLDRVYGLDRVLVGKQ; encoded by the coding sequence ATGTCCAGGAACGGTCCTTTCGCCCTGTTGTTTCATGCCCTGGTGGTGGTGTTCATGATGGCGCCGCTGGTGGTGGTCTGTCTTGTTGCCTTCACCCCGGAAAACACCCTGAGCCTGCCGACCACGGAGTTTTCTCTGCGCTGGTTCCGTGCGGTGTTCGAGCGCGCCGATTTTATCGATGCGTTCTACAACAGCCTGATTCTGGCGTTCAGCGCGGCGTCGCTGGCGACCTTGATCGCGGTGCCGGCAGCCCTGGCGATCACTCGGCTCCAATTCCCTGGCCGGGATTTTTTCAATGGTCTGTTCCTGTCGCCGATCATCATTCCGCACCTGGTACTGGGTGTGGCGCTGTTGCGGCTGTTTGCGCTGATGGGTGTGAACGGCAGCTTCACCTGGCTGATTTTCGCCCATGTGCTGGTGATTACACCGTATGTGCTGCGTCTGGTGCTGGCCTCGGCCATTGGCTTGGACCGCAGCGCCGAACAGGCCGCGCAATCGCTCGGGGCCGGGCGCTTCACGCTGTTTCGGCAAATCACCTTGCCAATGATTCTGCCCGGGGTGGCCGGAGGCTGGTTGCTGGCGTTCATCAACAGTTTCGATGAGGTCACCTTGTCGATTTTCGTCACTTCACCCGCCACACAAACCCTGCCGGTGCGCATGTATGTCTACGCCACCGAATCCATCGACCCGATGATGGCGGCGGTGTCGGCGCTGGTCATCGCGCTCACGGCGCTGACCATGACTGTGCTCGACCGGGTCTATGGCCTGGATCGGGTTTTGGTGGGCAAACAATGA
- a CDS encoding ABC transporter permease, whose product MKLIDAMRRGKQGYLMSAPALAWYLGLLVIPLGLTLVLSFNVFDYGTGIDENAYTLDHYVSLLSDPYYYEIFLRTLWISALTTILCVLIGVPEAYILSRMGAPWRSIFLILILTPLLISVVVRAFGWSLLLGADGLVNQTLQAFGGSPMKLLYTPFAVVIALVHVMLPFMIIPVWTSLQKLDPAAEQAALSLGASQLTVMRKVVLPQIMPGVLSGTLIVFGLAASSFAIPGLLGGRRLKMVATLIYDQYLSELNWPMGAAIAVALLLLNLLIMLSWNRMIEGRYKKSLG is encoded by the coding sequence ATGAAGCTGATCGATGCAATGCGCCGGGGAAAACAAGGCTATCTGATGTCCGCCCCCGCCCTGGCCTGGTACCTGGGTCTGCTGGTCATTCCCTTGGGGCTGACGCTGGTGCTGTCGTTCAACGTCTTCGACTACGGCACGGGCATCGACGAAAACGCCTACACCCTCGACCACTACGTCAGCCTGCTGAGCGACCCGTACTATTACGAGATCTTTTTGCGCACACTCTGGATCAGCGCACTCACCACAATTTTGTGCGTACTGATCGGCGTGCCCGAGGCTTATATCCTCAGCCGCATGGGCGCGCCGTGGCGCTCGATTTTCCTCATTCTGATTCTCACGCCGCTGCTGATTTCGGTGGTGGTGCGGGCCTTCGGCTGGAGCCTGCTGCTGGGCGCCGACGGGTTGGTCAACCAGACTTTGCAAGCCTTCGGCGGCTCACCGATGAAGCTGCTCTATACGCCGTTTGCCGTGGTCATCGCCCTGGTGCATGTGATGCTGCCATTCATGATCATCCCGGTCTGGACCTCGCTGCAAAAGCTTGATCCAGCCGCCGAACAGGCCGCGTTGTCCTTAGGCGCGAGCCAGTTGACGGTGATGCGCAAGGTCGTGCTGCCGCAGATCATGCCTGGCGTATTGTCCGGCACCCTCATCGTATTCGGCCTCGCCGCCAGTTCCTTCGCCATTCCCGGTCTGCTCGGCGGACGCCGCCTGAAAATGGTCGCCACGCTGATCTATGACCAGTACCTGTCAGAGCTGAACTGGCCAATGGGCGCGGCCATTGCCGTCGCACTGCTGCTGCTCAACCTGCTGATCATGCTGTCGTGGAACCGCATGATCGAAGGCCGCTACAAGAAGTCATTGGGGTAA
- a CDS encoding ABC transporter ATP-binding protein: MAFVQLEGLGKRYGDIDAVVDTHLSVEKSEFVSLLGPSGCGKTTTLQMIAGFVEVSSGRILLDGRDITHAKPASRGLGVVFQSYALFPHMTVKDNVAFGLRMRKVPGAELQQRVDRVLKLVRLDLHAERYPRELSGGQRQRVALARALVIEPPVLLLDEPLSNLDANLREEMQYEIRRIQREVGITTLMVTHDQSEALSISDRVVVMQAGRITQIDAPYTLYEHPRTEFISGFVGKANLLPGERDSQGNVQACSQGHGRLVLSLRPEKIDLCQAGSGRLQGVIVSRFFLGSQWLYGVSTSLGELSVVRRNDGCAPMTEGTAVGLDWDPALLRVLSVDEVPA; encoded by the coding sequence ATGGCTTTTGTGCAACTTGAAGGACTTGGCAAACGTTACGGCGACATCGATGCCGTGGTGGACACCCATCTCTCGGTGGAAAAAAGCGAATTCGTCTCACTGCTGGGTCCCTCCGGCTGCGGCAAAACCACCACCTTGCAAATGATCGCCGGCTTCGTTGAAGTCAGCAGTGGGCGCATCCTGCTGGACGGTCGCGATATCACCCATGCCAAGCCCGCCAGCCGGGGCCTGGGTGTCGTGTTCCAAAGCTACGCGCTGTTCCCCCACATGACCGTCAAGGACAACGTCGCCTTCGGCCTGCGCATGCGCAAAGTGCCCGGCGCCGAGCTGCAGCAACGGGTGGATCGGGTCCTGAAGCTGGTGCGTCTGGACCTGCACGCCGAGCGCTACCCACGGGAACTCTCGGGCGGCCAGCGTCAGCGCGTGGCACTGGCCCGGGCGCTGGTGATCGAACCGCCGGTGCTGCTGCTCGACGAACCGCTGTCCAACCTCGACGCCAATCTGCGCGAGGAGATGCAGTACGAAATCCGCCGCATTCAGCGGGAAGTCGGGATCACCACATTGATGGTGACCCACGACCAGTCCGAAGCACTGTCGATCAGTGACCGGGTCGTGGTGATGCAGGCCGGGCGTATCACTCAGATCGACGCGCCGTACACCCTCTACGAACACCCGCGCACCGAATTCATTTCCGGCTTCGTCGGCAAAGCCAACCTGCTACCCGGCGAACGCGACAGCCAGGGCAACGTTCAAGCTTGCAGCCAGGGCCACGGCCGATTGGTCCTGAGCCTGCGTCCAGAGAAAATCGATCTGTGCCAAGCCGGCTCGGGTCGCTTGCAAGGCGTCATCGTCAGCCGCTTCTTCCTCGGCAGCCAATGGCTGTACGGCGTCTCGACCAGCCTGGGCGAACTCAGCGTGGTGCGCCGCAACGATGGCTGCGCGCCGATGACCGAAGGCACGGCGGTGGGTCTTGACTGGGATCCGGCGCTGCTGCGCGTGCTGAGCGTGGACGAGGTGCCGGCATGA
- a CDS encoding IclR family transcriptional regulator, whose product MQDSTDRNSEKNEVGVGAVSRLFAVLRSLGDTVEGGERVTQLAQRIGLSQPTTHRMLRSLMDEGMVEQDARSKRYRLSLDFFALAARAGNTGNLRELTRPAMLRLSASLGDSLFLLARSGFDAICLDRSEGPFPIRTFTGDIGGRVALGVGQGSLAILAFLPEEERDTVIQYNLPRLKDFHLYDEVFLRTEVESVRALGYAGRNTGVLQGMAGVAVPILDREGRAVAALSVATVSDRLGPDRLPTVVEMLKREAAQIGPRINPFDPLLRRPSQVFGQG is encoded by the coding sequence ATGCAGGATTCCACTGATCGGAATAGCGAGAAAAACGAAGTCGGGGTTGGCGCGGTCTCCAGACTGTTTGCCGTGTTGCGCAGCCTGGGTGACACCGTCGAGGGCGGGGAACGGGTCACGCAACTGGCTCAGCGTATCGGCCTGTCTCAACCCACCACACATCGCATGTTGCGCAGTCTGATGGACGAGGGCATGGTCGAGCAGGACGCGCGCAGCAAACGCTATCGCCTGAGCCTGGACTTCTTTGCCTTGGCCGCGCGTGCCGGGAACACCGGCAACCTGCGTGAGCTGACGCGGCCAGCCATGCTGCGGTTGTCGGCGTCCCTGGGGGATTCGTTGTTTCTGCTGGCGCGCAGCGGCTTCGATGCGATCTGTCTGGACCGCAGCGAAGGTCCTTTCCCGATCCGCACATTCACCGGAGACATTGGCGGTCGCGTGGCGTTGGGCGTGGGACAGGGCAGCCTGGCGATCCTGGCGTTCCTGCCGGAAGAAGAGCGCGACACGGTGATCCAGTACAACCTGCCACGGCTCAAGGATTTTCATTTGTACGATGAAGTCTTCCTGCGCACGGAAGTGGAGAGCGTGCGCGCATTGGGCTACGCCGGACGCAATACTGGCGTGTTGCAAGGCATGGCCGGGGTGGCCGTGCCGATCCTGGATCGGGAAGGCCGCGCCGTGGCGGCGTTGAGTGTGGCGACCGTGAGTGATCGACTGGGGCCGGACCGCCTGCCGACGGTGGTGGAAATGCTCAAGCGCGAGGCGGCCCAGATCGGGCCGCGGATCAATCCGTTCGACCCGCTGTTGCGCAGGCCCTCGCAGGTGTTTGGGCAGGGTTAA
- a CDS encoding transposase: MIRQSAESLDREKVTHLRSVKGIGLVTAASVMAYLPELGEVGRHQIAALAGIAPYTTIAARTKANATSAEVGSPLGALYMACWSVIRYQPDFNARYKALREKGKCAKVALIACMRVLLVRLNAMIRDGSEWKGRVA; this comes from the coding sequence TTGATCCGTCAAAGCGCTGAAAGCCTGGACCGTGAAAAAGTTACTCATCTGCGTTCGGTCAAGGGGATCGGTCTGGTTACGGCGGCCAGTGTAATGGCCTATCTTCCTGAGCTTGGCGAGGTTGGCCGGCATCAGATCGCTGCATTGGCAGGCATCGCCCCCTATACGACGATAGCGGCACGCACAAAGGCAAACGCTACATCAGCGGAGGTAGGTTCGCCGCTAGGCGCTCTGTACATGGCCTGCTGGTCAGTGATCAGGTATCAGCCTGACTTTAATGCGCGGTATAAGGCGCTTCGCGAGAAAGGTAAATGCGCCAAGGTTGCGCTCATCGCATGCATGCGTGTCTTGCTGGTACGTCTAAACGCAATGATCCGGGATGGTTCTGAGTGGAAGGGCCGCGTCGCCTAA
- a CDS encoding anti-sigma factor family protein — protein sequence MISMPPSDNDLHAFVDRQLSEADQRLMENYLANHPEVAARVRAWQQDAQHLRANLSASLQHPPNPDLDPTVIRQRLKHRSHRHLASAAVLLLAISVGGLSGWKAREMTLASTMLPMTDALQAYRLFAQQGILPADFQGGDESNMQGWLDRYFTRANRLPDLSGAGFKPVSGRLLSTEQGAAAMVVYQDPSGQKISFYVRPPGPKNFLLPRGSRRDGELQAEYWSGAGYNYAMVVPSDMPAAQMLKQTQNF from the coding sequence ATGATCAGCATGCCCCCCAGCGACAACGACCTGCACGCCTTCGTCGATCGTCAACTGAGCGAAGCCGACCAGCGTCTGATGGAAAACTACCTGGCTAATCACCCGGAAGTCGCCGCCCGGGTCCGAGCCTGGCAACAGGACGCACAACACTTGCGCGCAAACTTGAGCGCAAGCCTGCAGCACCCGCCTAATCCGGACCTCGACCCGACAGTGATCCGCCAACGTCTGAAACATCGGTCCCATCGCCATCTGGCCAGCGCGGCAGTGTTGCTGCTGGCCATCAGTGTCGGCGGTTTGAGCGGCTGGAAGGCCCGGGAGATGACGCTTGCCAGCACTATGCTGCCCATGACCGACGCCTTGCAGGCGTATCGACTGTTTGCCCAGCAAGGCATCCTGCCGGCCGATTTCCAAGGCGGCGACGAGAGCAACATGCAAGGCTGGCTCGACCGTTATTTCACCCGGGCCAACCGCCTGCCAGACCTGTCGGGGGCAGGTTTCAAGCCGGTCAGCGGACGGTTGCTGAGCACCGAGCAAGGGGCGGCGGCGATGGTGGTTTATCAGGATCCGAGCGGCCAGAAGATCAGCTTCTACGTGCGACCACCAGGCCCGAAAAATTTCCTGCTGCCCCGTGGCAGCCGTCGCGACGGCGAGCTGCAAGCCGAGTATTGGTCGGGGGCCGGGTACAACTATGCGATGGTGGTGCCCAGCGATATGCCCGCGGCGCAGATGCTCAAGCAGACACAGAACTTCTGA
- a CDS encoding sigma-70 family RNA polymerase sigma factor, with product MNELDEQLRMLIPRLRRFAVSLTRNPSNADDLVQACLERALSKWNDKRADGDLRAWLFSILYRQFLDSHRRSRRYARMLEFFTGRDDAHPSAERSVIAQSSLEAFDQLTTEQRALLLWVSVEGLSYQQVADILHVPTGTVMSRISRARQALRQLSDGEITRPALRILK from the coding sequence ATGAACGAACTCGACGAACAGTTGCGCATGCTCATCCCCCGACTACGGCGTTTTGCCGTGTCGTTGACACGCAACCCCAGCAACGCTGACGACCTGGTGCAAGCGTGCCTGGAGCGGGCATTGTCAAAATGGAACGACAAGCGTGCCGACGGTGACCTTCGGGCCTGGCTGTTCTCAATTCTTTATCGACAGTTTCTAGATAGCCATCGTCGTTCCCGGCGCTATGCACGCATGCTGGAATTTTTCACCGGTCGCGACGATGCTCACCCTTCAGCCGAGCGCAGCGTGATCGCCCAATCGTCCCTCGAGGCTTTCGATCAACTGACGACCGAACAACGCGCGCTGTTGCTGTGGGTCTCGGTGGAAGGCTTGAGCTACCAGCAAGTGGCCGACATCCTCCACGTGCCGACCGGCACCGTAATGTCACGCATATCCCGCGCCCGCCAAGCCCTGCGCCAACTCAGCGACGGCGAAATCACCCGCCCTGCCCTGCGGATACTCAAATGA
- a CDS encoding catalase family peroxidase has product MVDPSSEPSRPPLGAASLALRLTGIAVIVAALAGTFAYVNGTLDPQRLTPNALVNVLEKNNGVHPGFRRNHSKGVCVAGYFQSSGEARPYSSAQVFMEARTPVVGRFALPSGNPYAPDNSVPIRSLALRFTQANGQQWRTGMNSMPVFPVGTPEAFYQLQQAQSPDPATGKPNPAAVPAFFAAHPEAKPFLQWIKTAKPSASYATETYNGINAFYLVNPAGQRQAVRWGMVPVASDGTDVTPPQGADFLEQDLVKRLAAGPLRWQLNITLANPGDPVNDASKAWPEDRTVLNAGTLVLERAQAQDDGECRDINYDPLILPSGIEGSEDPLLAARSAAYASSYLRRTSEVSQLPANQESRP; this is encoded by the coding sequence ATGGTTGACCCTTCCTCTGAACCGAGCCGGCCGCCGTTGGGTGCCGCCAGCCTGGCGCTGCGCTTGACGGGCATCGCTGTGATTGTCGCCGCGTTGGCCGGGACCTTTGCCTACGTCAATGGAACCCTCGACCCACAACGCCTGACGCCGAATGCGCTGGTCAACGTGCTGGAAAAGAACAACGGCGTGCACCCCGGCTTTCGTCGCAATCACTCCAAAGGGGTTTGCGTTGCGGGTTATTTCCAAAGCAGCGGTGAGGCTCGCCCCTATTCCAGTGCGCAGGTTTTCATGGAGGCGCGCACGCCGGTAGTCGGGCGGTTTGCCTTGCCCAGCGGCAACCCCTACGCGCCGGATAACAGCGTGCCGATCCGCAGTCTGGCGCTGCGCTTCACCCAGGCCAACGGCCAGCAGTGGCGCACCGGGATGAACAGCATGCCGGTGTTTCCGGTGGGCACACCCGAAGCGTTCTATCAGTTGCAACAGGCCCAATCGCCGGATCCGGCCACGGGCAAACCCAACCCTGCGGCCGTACCCGCCTTTTTTGCCGCGCACCCGGAAGCCAAACCGTTCCTGCAATGGATCAAGACTGCCAAGCCATCGGCCAGCTATGCCACCGAAACCTACAACGGCATCAATGCGTTCTATCTGGTCAATCCTGCGGGACAACGCCAGGCGGTGCGGTGGGGCATGGTGCCGGTGGCCTCGGATGGCACGGACGTGACGCCACCCCAGGGCGCTGACTTTCTGGAACAGGATCTGGTGAAACGCCTGGCTGCGGGGCCGTTGCGCTGGCAGCTGAATATCACTTTGGCCAATCCGGGCGATCCGGTGAACGACGCCAGCAAAGCCTGGCCTGAAGATCGAACGGTGCTCAACGCCGGTACGCTGGTGCTGGAGCGCGCCCAGGCGCAGGACGACGGCGAATGCCGCGATATCAACTATGACCCGCTGATTCTGCCCAGTGGCATCGAAGGTTCAGAAGACCCGCTTTTGGCGGCGCGCTCTGCCGCGTATGCCAGTTCGTACTTGCGGCGCACCAGCGAAGTCAGTCAATTGCCCGCCAACCAGGAGTCCCGCCCATGA
- a CDS encoding cytochrome b, giving the protein MSAPRHFAPLARLLHWLMALMVIAMLFIGAGMVASVSERHEWLLQLHKPLGIAILLLVIVRLLVRFTTHQPPLPADLPGWQALAAKASHALLYALMLILPLLGWGMISAAGDPVMLSSSLQLPSIVPADAQTFALLRKAHGYLAYLLFLTVLVHLAAALFHGWVRRDEVLDSMLRGKG; this is encoded by the coding sequence ATGAGCGCCCCTCGACACTTCGCACCGCTGGCTCGACTGCTGCACTGGTTGATGGCATTGATGGTCATTGCCATGCTCTTTATCGGCGCGGGCATGGTGGCCTCGGTGTCCGAGCGCCATGAATGGCTGCTTCAATTGCACAAACCCTTGGGCATCGCGATTCTGCTGCTGGTGATCGTGCGCCTGCTGGTGCGCTTTACGACACACCAGCCGCCGTTGCCAGCCGATCTGCCGGGCTGGCAGGCGTTGGCAGCCAAGGCGTCCCATGCTCTGTTGTATGCCTTGATGTTGATTCTGCCGTTGTTGGGTTGGGGCATGATTTCAGCGGCGGGAGACCCGGTGATGCTCAGCAGCTCCCTGCAATTGCCTTCCATCGTACCGGCGGATGCCCAGACCTTCGCACTGTTGCGCAAGGCCCATGGCTACCTGGCTTATCTATTGTTCCTGACCGTGCTGGTGCATCTGGCGGCGGCGCTGTTTCATGGTTGGGTGCGTCGGGACGAGGTGTTGGACAGCATGCTGCGTGGCAAGGGTTGA
- a CDS encoding M14 family metallopeptidase has translation MTVAKSSFDISANFDSGNIEIVDISNPLQSLLKIRPDTRSAHFQWFHFKASGLHVGQEYSFRLLNVSQSSYNKAWTGYQTVASYDHVNWFRIPTQFEGDALRFHLEAEQSHAWFAYFEPYSRGRHDWLIEQALHKAGTELLAVGKSVEGRDIQLLRKGSGAEGRRKVWIIAQQHPGEHMAEWFMEGVIERLQHLDDTQLNRLLAKADLYLVPNMNPDGAFHGHLRTNAMGQDLNRAWQNASPEISPEVFFVQQQMEKYGVDFFLDVHGDEEIPHVFTAGCEGNPGYTPRIAELEERFRSDLKHQTKDFQTTYGYTRDEPGQANMTLACNAVGQKYDCLSLTLEMPFKDHDDHPDPRTGWSGKRSMQLGKDVLSTIETMVDELR, from the coding sequence GTGACCGTGGCTAAATCTTCCTTTGATATCAGCGCCAATTTCGACAGCGGCAACATCGAGATCGTCGACATCAGCAATCCTTTGCAATCGCTGCTGAAGATCAGACCCGACACCCGTAGCGCCCACTTCCAGTGGTTTCACTTCAAGGCCAGTGGCTTGCACGTCGGCCAGGAATATTCTTTTCGCCTGCTCAATGTCAGTCAATCGTCCTATAACAAGGCATGGACGGGTTACCAGACAGTCGCCTCTTATGATCACGTCAACTGGTTCCGTATTCCCACACAGTTCGAAGGCGACGCCCTGCGCTTTCACCTGGAAGCCGAACAGTCTCACGCCTGGTTTGCCTATTTCGAACCCTACAGCCGTGGCCGCCACGACTGGTTGATCGAGCAGGCACTGCACAAGGCCGGGACCGAACTGCTGGCCGTCGGCAAAAGCGTGGAAGGCCGCGACATTCAACTACTGCGCAAGGGCAGCGGTGCCGAAGGTCGACGCAAGGTCTGGATCATCGCCCAGCAACATCCCGGTGAGCACATGGCCGAGTGGTTCATGGAAGGCGTGATCGAACGCCTGCAGCACCTGGACGACACGCAACTGAATCGACTGCTTGCCAAGGCCGATCTGTATCTGGTGCCTAACATGAACCCGGACGGTGCTTTCCATGGCCATCTGCGTACCAACGCCATGGGGCAGGATCTCAACCGCGCGTGGCAGAACGCCAGTCCGGAAATCAGTCCTGAGGTATTTTTCGTGCAGCAGCAAATGGAAAAGTACGGCGTAGATTTTTTCCTGGACGTTCATGGTGACGAGGAAATCCCTCACGTATTCACCGCCGGTTGCGAAGGCAACCCAGGCTACACGCCACGCATTGCCGAACTCGAAGAGCGCTTTCGCAGCGATCTCAAGCACCAGACCAAAGACTTTCAGACCACTTACGGCTACACCCGCGACGAACCAGGCCAGGCCAACATGACCCTGGCCTGTAACGCGGTCGGCCAGAAATACGACTGCCTGTCCCTGACCCTGGAGATGCCGTTCAAGGACCACGACGACCACCCGGACCCTCGCACCGGCTGGTCCGGCAAGCGATCGATGCAACTGGGCAAGGATGTGTTGAGCACCATTGAGACCATGGTTGACGAATTGCGTTAA
- a CDS encoding DUF6124 family protein translates to MDRPNNDETTHPFDSTFTSLQDCPAAQRALDYYLKPGISEASTEHRFFDVNRNISAEEALVHACDLLRCAAATAQESAGRLQGSNRDLAFSVVHMIDLVKVMLDRSLDGYPTR, encoded by the coding sequence ATGGACAGACCCAACAACGATGAGACCACCCACCCTTTCGACAGTACCTTCACCTCGCTACAGGACTGCCCGGCAGCCCAACGCGCCCTGGACTATTACTTGAAACCGGGTATTTCAGAAGCGTCTACAGAACATCGCTTCTTCGACGTAAACCGCAACATCAGTGCGGAAGAGGCCCTGGTCCATGCTTGCGACCTGCTGCGCTGTGCGGCCGCCACCGCCCAGGAATCCGCCGGCCGACTACAAGGGTCCAACCGCGACCTGGCGTTTTCAGTGGTGCATATGATTGATCTGGTCAAGGTGATGCTTGACCGGTCACTGGATGGCTACCCTACTCGCTAG
- a CDS encoding LexA family protein translates to MDKWIELVKAKMKELHITQVVLAERLGMSQGGVGHWLTKRRQPSVDDMNRVLRELGLEFLEVAMVIREPDTSTEEGMALAQKYNPYFRYPVSDWSEVGEIREGDLASYSQARYELTDYHAQGDAFWLVVMGDAMTSPSGLSIPEGMSILVDPAIEAVPGKLVVAQLPDSSDATFRKLIEESGQRYLVPLNPTYPKTLYTAQCRVIGVVVQATIRF, encoded by the coding sequence ATGGATAAATGGATAGAGTTGGTCAAGGCCAAGATGAAGGAGCTGCACATCACGCAAGTGGTGCTTGCAGAACGTTTGGGAATGTCCCAGGGCGGCGTCGGCCATTGGCTGACCAAGCGCCGGCAACCCAGTGTCGACGACATGAACCGGGTCCTGCGGGAGCTGGGGCTGGAGTTTCTTGAAGTGGCGATGGTGATCCGCGAGCCGGACACCTCCACCGAGGAAGGCATGGCCCTGGCGCAGAAGTACAATCCGTACTTCCGCTACCCGGTAAGCGATTGGAGCGAGGTAGGCGAGATCCGTGAAGGCGATCTGGCGTCCTACAGTCAGGCGCGCTATGAGCTGACGGACTATCACGCTCAGGGGGACGCATTCTGGCTGGTGGTGATGGGGGATGCGATGACCTCACCCAGCGGGTTGAGCATTCCCGAGGGGATGTCGATCCTGGTTGACCCGGCCATTGAAGCGGTGCCTGGCAAACTGGTGGTTGCCCAATTACCTGACAGCAGTGACGCCACCTTTCGCAAGTTGATTGAAGAGAGCGGGCAGCGATACCTGGTCCCGCTCAATCCCACCTACCCGAAAACCCTGTACACCGCGCAATGCCGCGTCATCGGTGTGGTCGTGCAGGCCACCATCAGGTTCTGA